A window of Nitrospirota bacterium contains these coding sequences:
- a CDS encoding CoB--CoM heterodisulfide reductase iron-sulfur subunit B family protein, producing the protein MVEIAYYPGCTLHASSELYDIQCKAVLGKLGIELKEIEDWNCCGATSAAKTDEFLSIALPARNLGIVDASGYAEMVIPCSSCYSRTLVSQKKLLEDPELKKTINEELSKKVEGKTKIRSILEVLLPKVTSGELAEKAARKLEGLVPVCYYGCLMTRFPMDLDVPDSVENPQGMETVLKALGAKPLDWSFKTDCCGAAASVNDTDTSLFLMSRIMKDALARGANCFVVTCPMCQFNLDAYQDQVREKFGIPERLPVYFITELIGVALGLDARQMQIDRHFTDAMGLLKELKLL; encoded by the coding sequence ATGGTAGAGATAGCGTACTATCCCGGTTGTACCTTACATGCTTCGTCCGAGCTTTACGATATCCAGTGCAAGGCGGTGCTCGGTAAGCTGGGGATCGAGCTCAAGGAGATAGAGGACTGGAACTGCTGCGGCGCAACCTCGGCCGCAAAGACCGATGAGTTCCTCTCCATCGCCCTCCCCGCCCGCAACCTCGGTATCGTCGATGCCAGCGGTTATGCGGAGATGGTGATTCCCTGCTCCTCCTGCTACAGCAGGACCCTCGTCTCCCAGAAGAAGCTGCTCGAGGACCCCGAGCTGAAGAAGACGATCAATGAAGAGCTGAGCAAGAAGGTCGAAGGAAAAACGAAGATCAGGAGCATCCTCGAAGTCCTCCTTCCGAAGGTCACCTCCGGCGAGCTCGCCGAGAAGGCGGCCAGGAAGCTCGAGGGGCTGGTCCCGGTCTGCTACTACGGCTGTCTCATGACCCGCTTCCCGATGGACCTGGATGTCCCCGACAGTGTCGAGAATCCGCAGGGGATGGAGACGGTCCTCAAGGCCCTCGGCGCAAAGCCCCTCGACTGGAGCTTCAAGACCGACTGCTGCGGCGCCGCCGCCTCGGTCAACGATACCGACACCTCGCTCTTCCTGATGTCGAGGATCATGAAAGACGCCCTTGCCCGCGGCGCCAACTGCTTTGTCGTCACCTGCCCGATGTGCCAGTTCAACCTGGACGCCTACCAGGACCAGGTGAGAGAGAAATTCGGCATCCCCGAGCGTCTGCCGGTCTACTTCATCACCGAGCTGATCGGTGTCGCCCTCGGCCTC
- a CDS encoding 4Fe-4S dicluster domain-containing protein, which produces MSRTALKYEPALSTSLLQEIVDRSGQNLRACYQCRRCAAGCPVGEETEGVTPDRLIRMILLGDKEAALNNLLVWKCLSCYTCGTRCPNNIQTARINETLKQMSKENHSQPLLPKVAAFHESFMKSAAHFGRFNEAEFMGLYIVKEMKEGGMKAALDEVKSASRLGLAMMGKKRLHLGLGKVRNRSEVKNLYKKSREKAK; this is translated from the coding sequence ATGTCGAGAACTGCATTGAAGTATGAGCCTGCGCTCTCCACGTCTCTGTTACAGGAAATCGTCGACCGGTCGGGCCAGAACCTGCGCGCCTGCTACCAGTGCCGCCGCTGTGCAGCAGGCTGCCCGGTAGGAGAAGAGACCGAAGGGGTCACTCCCGACCGCCTCATCAGGATGATCCTGCTCGGCGACAAGGAGGCAGCCCTCAACAACCTCCTCGTCTGGAAGTGCCTCTCCTGCTATACCTGCGGTACGCGCTGCCCCAACAATATCCAGACCGCCCGCATCAACGAGACCCTGAAGCAGATGTCCAAGGAAAACCACAGCCAGCCGCTGCTCCCCAAGGTGGCCGCTTTCCATGAATCCTTCATGAAGTCTGCAGCGCACTTCGGCCGGTTCAACGAAGCGGAGTTCATGGGACTTTATATCGTCAAGGAGATGAAAGAGGGCGGCATGAAGGCTGCGCTCGACGAAGTGAAGAGCGCCTCCCGGCTGGGTCTCGCGATGATGGGCAAGAAGAGGCTGCATCTCGGGCTCGGAAAGGTCAGGAACCGTTCCGAGGTCAAGAACCTTTATAAAAAGTCCAGGGAAAAGGCAAAGTAG